Proteins encoded in a region of the Hyphomicrobiales bacterium genome:
- a CDS encoding bifunctional (p)ppGpp synthetase/guanosine-3',5'-bis(diphosphate) 3'-pyrophosphohydrolase, producing MMRQYELVERVMRYNANADEGLLNKAYVYGMTKHGRQQRASGDPYFSHPLEVAAILTDMRLDDATIAVALLHDTIEDTDATRAEIDTLFGSEIGQLVEGLTKIQRLDLVSKEAAQAENLRKLLLAISDDVRVLIVKLADRLHNMRTLHYVPEEKRKRIAEETRDIYAPLAGRMGMREMREELEELAFAVINKNAFDAVNERLANLRESNQHHIDTVVDEVNNLFKKAKFKADVNGREKRPFSIFTKMQRKSVGFEQLSDVYGFRVLVDDIADCYRALGIIHMRWASVPGRFKDFISTPKQNDYRSLHTTVIGPGSKRVELQIRTHEMHSIAEYGVAAHTLYKDISNGEGGGDGNLAGKVDHDSYAYIWLQNTVNLLAGVSEHDDETSLDFIENTKLELFQDQVFCFTPKGRLITLPRGANSIDFAYAVHTDIGDTCVGTKINGRIMPLVTTLSNGDEVDILRSPAQKPLAVWENFAVTGKARAAIRRSTRDQSRRQHASLGRQIIERQFEHIERPLSDELIIDALPRLGFSEVDELMAKIGSGEMPPSSVIEAIYPDLKETSPKTKNLPAPKGEGWFAMGSDAVKFKIPDFDKPIERGEAAPFPLKGVGADFKVKFAPNGGALPGDRIVGILEPGVGVTIYPIQSLTLSHFDDAPEVWLDVRWDVDPDAGELFPARIVVSVLNEPGTLAQIAQIIASLDSNIERLELVHGATDFTDIKIDLMVSDLTKLNRIIAEIKTTNVVSAVERIND from the coding sequence ATGATGCGGCAATACGAACTTGTTGAGCGTGTTATGCGCTACAATGCTAATGCTGATGAGGGCTTGCTCAATAAAGCCTATGTTTATGGCATGACTAAGCATGGCCGTCAGCAGCGCGCCTCAGGTGATCCTTATTTTTCGCACCCTTTAGAAGTTGCGGCCATCTTGACAGATATGAGGCTGGACGATGCAACGATTGCTGTGGCGCTCTTGCACGACACCATTGAGGATACGGATGCAACGCGCGCAGAAATAGATACTCTTTTTGGTTCTGAGATTGGCCAATTAGTGGAGGGTTTAACCAAAATCCAGCGCCTTGATCTGGTGTCTAAAGAAGCTGCCCAAGCTGAAAACCTGAGAAAGTTGCTTCTTGCAATTTCCGATGATGTGCGTGTGCTGATTGTTAAGCTCGCGGATCGTTTGCACAACATGCGAACATTGCATTATGTGCCTGAAGAAAAACGTAAGCGCATCGCCGAGGAAACACGAGATATTTATGCTCCGCTAGCAGGGCGTATGGGTATGCGCGAAATGCGCGAAGAGTTGGAAGAGCTTGCTTTTGCAGTCATCAATAAAAATGCCTTTGATGCTGTGAACGAGCGCTTGGCTAATTTACGTGAGAGCAACCAGCACCATATTGATACTGTTGTTGATGAGGTGAATAACCTTTTTAAGAAAGCGAAGTTCAAAGCTGATGTTAATGGGCGAGAAAAACGTCCGTTTTCAATCTTCACAAAGATGCAACGTAAGAGTGTTGGGTTTGAACAGTTGTCGGATGTCTATGGGTTTCGCGTGCTGGTTGACGATATTGCCGACTGCTATCGTGCACTTGGCATTATCCATATGCGTTGGGCATCGGTGCCAGGACGTTTCAAGGACTTTATTTCAACACCAAAACAGAATGATTATCGTTCGTTGCACACCACCGTTATTGGCCCAGGCAGCAAGCGTGTGGAGCTTCAAATACGCACCCATGAAATGCATAGCATTGCTGAATATGGTGTTGCAGCTCACACCCTCTATAAGGATATCTCAAATGGAGAAGGTGGTGGAGATGGCAATCTAGCTGGCAAGGTTGATCACGATAGTTACGCTTATATTTGGCTGCAAAATACTGTTAATTTACTTGCTGGCGTCAGTGAGCACGATGATGAAACATCGCTTGATTTTATTGAGAATACAAAGCTCGAACTGTTTCAAGATCAGGTCTTTTGCTTTACCCCGAAAGGGCGCTTGATAACGCTGCCGCGCGGGGCTAATTCGATCGATTTTGCCTATGCTGTTCACACCGATATTGGTGACACATGTGTTGGGACAAAAATCAATGGCCGCATCATGCCGCTTGTGACAACACTCAGTAATGGGGATGAGGTTGATATTTTGCGCTCTCCTGCACAAAAACCACTTGCTGTATGGGAAAACTTTGCGGTGACAGGCAAGGCGCGGGCTGCCATTCGTCGTTCGACAAGAGATCAGAGCCGTCGCCAACATGCCAGTTTGGGGCGACAGATTATCGAGCGTCAATTTGAACACATTGAGCGCCCGCTTTCTGATGAACTGATTATAGATGCTTTGCCGCGGTTAGGCTTTTCTGAAGTTGATGAACTTATGGCAAAAATTGGTAGTGGTGAAATGCCGCCCTCCAGTGTGATTGAGGCAATTTACCCAGATTTGAAAGAGACAAGCCCGAAGACCAAAAACTTGCCAGCGCCGAAAGGTGAAGGCTGGTTTGCTATGGGGTCCGATGCCGTTAAGTTTAAAATTCCAGATTTTGATAAACCCATTGAACGCGGTGAAGCAGCACCGTTTCCTCTGAAAGGTGTGGGGGCTGATTTCAAAGTAAAATTCGCGCCAAATGGTGGAGCTTTACCGGGGGACAGGATCGTTGGCATTCTAGAGCCAGGCGTTGGTGTTACGATATATCCTATTCAATCCCTGACGTTGAGCCATTTTGATGATGCGCCTGAAGTGTGGCTTGATGTGCGATGGGACGTTGATCCTGATGCTGGTGAACTTTTCCCCGCAAGAATTGTCGTCAGTGTGCTTAATGAACCTGGAACACTTGCACAGATAGCTCAAATCATTGCAAGTCTTGACAGTAATATCGAACGTCTGGAACTCGTGCATGGAGCGACAGATTTTACGGATATTAAAATCGATTTGATGGTAAGCGATTTGACGAAGCTGAATAGGATCATAGCTGAAATCAAAACCACAAATGTTGTGAGTGCTGTTGAACGAATTAATGACTAA
- the rpoZ gene encoding DNA-directed RNA polymerase subunit omega has protein sequence MARVTVEDCVDKVENRFELVLLAGHRARMISTGEEITIDRDNDKNPVVALREIAEETVSPEDLKEDLIHSLQNNVEVDEPEAEIVPVVESSPVLMGGMPMAGDDDQPETGYERITEDDLLRGLEGLVPPDRSDDY, from the coding sequence ATGGCTCGTGTGACAGTTGAAGATTGCGTTGATAAAGTTGAAAACCGGTTTGAGCTTGTTTTGCTCGCTGGTCATCGTGCTCGCATGATTTCTACAGGTGAAGAAATAACCATTGATCGCGATAATGACAAAAACCCAGTTGTTGCGTTGCGTGAGATTGCTGAAGAAACAGTTTCTCCTGAAGATTTAAAAGAAGACTTGATTCATTCACTACAAAACAATGTTGAAGTTGATGAGCCAGAAGCTGAGATTGTTCCTGTGGTCGAGTCTAGCCCAGTATTGATGGGTGGCATGCCAATGGCGGGTGATGATGATCAACCGGAAACCGGTTATGAGCGGATTACTGAAGATGATCTACTTCGTGGATTAGAAGGCCTTGTACCACCAGATCGTTCAGATGATTATTAA
- a CDS encoding NYN domain-containing protein, whose product MFDPREKVALFIDGANLYATARSLDFEIDYRSLLKDFKQSSYLLRAYYYTAIADDQEYSSVRPLIDWLDYNGYRVVTKPTKEFTDAQGRRKVKGNMDIELAVDMLEAAEHVDHLVLFSGDGDFRSLVAAVQRKGRKVSVISTLLTQPPMISDELRRQADNFIDLKTLRNSIGRDPSERPERIEPELDEYDQDSGSED is encoded by the coding sequence ATGTTTGACCCACGAGAAAAAGTTGCCCTATTCATTGATGGGGCAAATTTATACGCGACAGCTCGTTCTCTCGACTTCGAAATTGACTACAGAAGCTTACTAAAGGACTTCAAACAAAGTAGTTATTTACTCCGTGCCTATTATTACACAGCCATTGCTGATGATCAGGAATATTCATCCGTTAGACCCCTAATTGATTGGCTTGATTACAATGGATATCGCGTCGTCACCAAGCCGACCAAAGAATTCACAGACGCGCAAGGCCGCCGTAAAGTCAAAGGCAACATGGACATAGAACTTGCTGTTGATATGTTAGAAGCAGCCGAACATGTAGACCACCTTGTCTTGTTTTCCGGGGATGGTGATTTTCGCTCCCTCGTCGCAGCCGTCCAGCGCAAAGGACGCAAAGTCAGCGTCATTTCCACACTGTTGACTCAGCCTCCCATGATTTCAGATGAGCTACGCCGCCAAGCTGATAATTTTATTGACCTCAAAACATTGAGAAACTCTATTGGACGTGACCCATCAGAGCGCCCTGAACGTATTGAGCCTGAACTCGATGAATATGATCAGGATTCTGGCTCAGAGGACTAA
- a CDS encoding uracil-DNA glycosylase, producing the protein MAKQSQTQPDAIAIKQTDPNYNCQRCPRLATFIENQRSKESDWFNGPVPTFGDIKARIMIVGLAPGMKGANRTGRPFTGDFAGDLLYETLEKFGFSSGTYDKRADDGLTLHDITITNAVRCVPPQNKPTPEEIKTCRPFLQNTINAHPNLKGFIVLGRIAHDTLLRNFSIPLKAHPFAHGAVHELINGFLIFDSYHCSRYNTNTGRLTSAMFDDVFKKVRTKLS; encoded by the coding sequence ATGGCTAAACAATCTCAAACACAGCCAGATGCAATAGCTATCAAGCAAACCGATCCAAACTATAATTGCCAGCGTTGCCCAAGGCTTGCAACATTCATAGAGAACCAACGAAGCAAAGAATCCGACTGGTTTAACGGCCCTGTCCCAACCTTCGGTGATATAAAAGCTCGTATCATGATTGTAGGTTTGGCTCCCGGCATGAAGGGCGCGAATAGGACCGGACGCCCTTTCACTGGTGATTTTGCTGGAGATCTTCTTTATGAAACACTGGAAAAATTTGGCTTTTCCAGCGGTACCTATGACAAGCGCGCTGACGACGGCTTGACCCTGCATGACATTACAATCACGAATGCTGTGCGCTGTGTACCCCCACAAAACAAGCCAACGCCGGAAGAAATCAAAACCTGCCGGCCATTTTTACAAAATACAATCAACGCCCACCCCAATCTCAAAGGCTTTATCGTTTTAGGACGCATTGCTCATGATACATTATTGCGAAATTTTTCTATTCCGCTAAAGGCTCACCCTTTTGCCCATGGCGCGGTTCATGAATTGATAAATGGTTTTTTGATTTTCGACAGTTATCACTGCTCGCGCTACAATACCAATACTGGACGACTGACAAGTGCGATGTTTGATGATGTCTTCAAAAAGGTACGCACAAAGCTTAGTTAG
- the smpB gene encoding SsrA-binding protein SmpB, giving the protein MGKKKASSKTTNRIAADNRKARYNYEIVDTFEAGIMLTGTEVKSLRNGQAMIAESYANHEGGELWLINAHIPEYLEGNRFNHQPRRRRKLLLHRKQIEKLSASVQRDGMTLIALKLYFNEKGRAKVEIGLGKGKKLHDKRETEKRRDWGREKSRLLRDRG; this is encoded by the coding sequence ATGGGCAAGAAAAAAGCTAGTTCTAAAACGACGAACCGCATTGCTGCTGATAATCGCAAAGCGCGCTACAACTATGAAATTGTAGACACATTTGAAGCTGGCATTATGCTGACTGGAACAGAGGTGAAATCTCTGCGTAACGGGCAGGCGATGATTGCCGAATCCTATGCCAACCATGAAGGCGGTGAGCTTTGGTTGATCAATGCCCATATTCCGGAATATCTGGAAGGCAACCGTTTTAACCACCAACCTCGCCGCCGCCGAAAATTGCTCCTTCATCGTAAGCAAATCGAAAAACTAAGCGCATCCGTTCAGCGTGACGGGATGACACTGATAGCGCTTAAGCTCTATTTCAATGAAAAGGGCAGGGCGAAGGTGGAAATCGGTCTGGGCAAGGGTAAGAAATTACACGATAAACGTGAGACTGAGAAAAGACGAGATTGGGGCCGTGAAAAGTCACGGTTGCTTCGAGATCGCGGCTAA
- the dapA gene encoding 4-hydroxy-tetrahydrodipicolinate synthase, which produces MIQGSMPALVTPFINGELDEAGFAKFVEWQISEGSHGLVPVGTTGESPTLSHKEHKRLVEICVETANKRVPVVAGAGSNNTEEAIDLTRHAQEVGADAALIVTPYYNKPDQRGLYAHFKAICDAVEIPIIIYNIPPRSIVDMSVDTMAQLFNDCENVIGVKDATGDLGRVSLQRAAMGETFIQLSGEDITALGYNAHGGRGCISVTANIAPRLCAEFQTATLEGRFEDALAIQDRLTPLHEALFIQPNPSGPKYALSKLGILSDEVRLPMVGVSDEVKNIIDDALAYAGLLT; this is translated from the coding sequence ATGATACAAGGGTCAATGCCGGCGTTGGTGACGCCATTTATCAATGGTGAACTTGACGAGGCTGGGTTTGCAAAATTTGTCGAATGGCAAATATCTGAAGGCTCTCACGGGCTGGTGCCTGTTGGTACGACCGGTGAGTCTCCCACATTGTCTCATAAAGAACATAAACGCTTGGTTGAAATCTGCGTCGAAACCGCGAATAAACGCGTGCCAGTTGTTGCAGGTGCCGGTTCTAATAATACAGAAGAAGCGATTGATTTGACGCGTCACGCCCAAGAGGTTGGCGCTGATGCAGCCCTGATCGTGACACCCTACTATAACAAACCGGACCAACGCGGACTTTATGCGCATTTCAAAGCAATCTGCGATGCAGTGGAAATTCCTATTATCATTTACAATATTCCGCCGCGCAGTATCGTTGATATGTCGGTTGATACAATGGCGCAGCTTTTCAATGATTGCGAGAATGTGATTGGTGTGAAAGATGCCACCGGCGATCTGGGGAGGGTTTCACTTCAACGCGCAGCCATGGGTGAGACGTTCATTCAGTTGTCAGGCGAAGATATTACGGCATTGGGCTATAACGCCCATGGAGGGCGCGGATGCATTTCTGTAACCGCCAATATTGCACCACGTTTGTGTGCTGAATTTCAAACGGCAACGCTTGAGGGGCGCTTTGAGGATGCATTAGCAATTCAAGACCGCTTGACCCCGCTGCATGAAGCTTTGTTCATTCAACCAAACCCTAGTGGTCCTAAATATGCTTTGTCAAAACTTGGCATACTGTCTGATGAAGTGCGCTTGCCAATGGTTGGTGTATCGGATGAAGTCAAGAATATCATAGATGATGCTTTGGCGTATGCTGGGTTGCTCACTTAA
- a CDS encoding transglycosylase SLT domain-containing protein, with the protein MLSSRMFFQAGLTLLKTSCISMLFVVPASIGLATTLTPIPKQKPVFTDLTRTNSLTTQASTSSTFAVRPTNGASVQQLKSFFDAFDRKDGDLALKLKAQLSHPLDIKIAQWMIATTSSRGYSHETLRNTQKKIANWPGQATMALAQENTLVKAGRANGSVARALPARPSSEEGKLLQVQSFLNAGDRNRAAVLIRDYWVSQNFTAVLERQILNQYGTLLSQRHHKARAERLLYDERANGALRLLPRLSKSDQALTKARVAVIRKQSKAGQLLANLPASAKREPGYFFAKVQHLRRADKWLEAAKVMMAAPTAKNVLVDPDEWWIERRIVSRKVLEAGHPKFAYNIASNHAAKRAVSRVDAEFHSGWYALRFLNNPSAALQHFKAIQQISSRPLSQSRALYWMARAYQASGNRTQEINHYKAAGRYAHTYYGQLALQAMGHNSIRLPRLPATDSAKLSFNANGFVKVIKRLNEAGQTGRTSIFYRHLAQTLTSPAELTLLASLADKNKLYRISLQIGKIATGRGIAVQRLAFPLGAIPKSARISNNKKALAYAIARQESAFNKAIVSHADARGLMQLLPGTAKQTARSIGIPFKPELLTRDAGYNARLGTAFLSSLIERFGGSYPLAFVGYNAGPRRSSEWITRFGDPRKNAIDAVDWVEAIPFSETRNYVQRVMENYQVYRHRLENAPLTIRRDLNGGIPS; encoded by the coding sequence ATGCTTAGTTCGCGTATGTTTTTTCAAGCTGGTTTAACACTATTAAAAACCAGCTGCATATCTATGCTGTTCGTGGTGCCAGCATCAATTGGCTTGGCGACCACCCTTACACCTATTCCAAAGCAAAAGCCTGTATTCACCGATCTCACGCGAACAAATAGCCTAACCACCCAAGCATCAACATCGAGTACTTTTGCTGTCCGACCGACCAATGGCGCCTCGGTTCAACAGCTAAAATCATTCTTCGATGCATTCGATCGAAAAGACGGAGATCTCGCTCTTAAACTAAAAGCACAACTTTCTCATCCACTGGACATTAAGATTGCACAATGGATGATTGCGACAACATCATCGCGCGGTTACTCTCACGAGACATTACGCAACACCCAGAAAAAAATCGCAAACTGGCCGGGCCAAGCAACCATGGCGCTTGCACAAGAAAACACACTTGTGAAAGCAGGGCGTGCTAACGGCTCTGTGGCCCGCGCCCTACCCGCACGCCCTTCCAGTGAGGAAGGAAAATTGCTTCAGGTGCAATCCTTTCTCAACGCTGGAGATCGCAATCGCGCAGCCGTACTTATCCGTGATTACTGGGTAAGTCAGAACTTTACAGCGGTACTCGAGCGTCAAATCCTCAATCAATATGGCACCCTCCTCAGTCAGCGCCATCATAAAGCACGAGCAGAACGACTGCTCTATGATGAACGTGCCAATGGCGCACTTAGACTTTTGCCACGTCTTTCAAAATCTGACCAAGCACTCACGAAGGCGCGTGTTGCAGTTATTAGAAAACAATCCAAAGCAGGTCAGCTTCTTGCCAATTTACCCGCAAGCGCCAAACGGGAGCCGGGTTATTTCTTTGCAAAGGTACAACACCTTCGGCGGGCCGATAAATGGCTCGAAGCCGCAAAAGTGATGATGGCTGCCCCCACAGCAAAAAACGTATTGGTTGATCCCGATGAATGGTGGATTGAACGCCGCATTGTTTCGCGCAAAGTGCTTGAAGCAGGTCATCCAAAATTTGCCTATAACATCGCCTCAAATCATGCTGCCAAACGTGCTGTTTCAAGGGTAGATGCTGAGTTTCATAGCGGCTGGTATGCACTACGCTTCTTGAATAATCCATCTGCTGCCTTACAGCATTTTAAAGCCATTCAACAAATCTCCAGCAGACCACTATCACAATCAAGAGCGCTATACTGGATGGCACGAGCATATCAAGCATCTGGCAACAGAACTCAAGAGATCAATCATTACAAAGCGGCAGGTCGTTATGCGCATACCTACTATGGCCAGCTAGCCCTTCAAGCAATGGGGCACAATTCCATCAGACTGCCACGCCTGCCCGCGACAGATAGCGCCAAGCTTAGCTTTAACGCCAATGGCTTTGTAAAGGTTATAAAGCGGCTCAATGAAGCAGGACAAACGGGACGCACCAGCATCTTCTATCGCCATCTTGCACAAACCCTGACAAGTCCGGCAGAATTAACATTGCTGGCCTCACTGGCAGACAAAAACAAACTGTATCGCATCTCACTGCAAATAGGGAAAATAGCCACTGGCCGTGGGATAGCGGTACAAAGGCTCGCTTTCCCACTTGGCGCTATCCCCAAAAGCGCCCGCATATCCAACAACAAAAAAGCGCTGGCCTATGCTATTGCGCGCCAAGAAAGCGCCTTCAATAAAGCAATAGTCAGCCATGCTGATGCGCGTGGTTTGATGCAACTTTTGCCAGGAACTGCTAAACAGACAGCCCGCTCTATCGGCATACCTTTTAAGCCCGAACTACTGACTCGTGATGCTGGATATAATGCACGGCTTGGCACCGCATTTTTAAGCTCGCTGATTGAACGCTTTGGCGGTTCATATCCCCTAGCCTTTGTTGGATATAACGCTGGCCCGCGTCGTTCAAGCGAATGGATTACCCGTTTTGGTGACCCACGTAAGAATGCAATTGATGCCGTTGACTGGGTAGAGGCTATTCCGTTTTCCGAAACCCGCAATTATGTACAGCGCGTGATGGAAAACTATCAAGTTTATCGTCACCGTCTTGAAAATGCTCCCTTGACTATTCGACGCGATTTAAATGGCGGCATACCGTCTTAA
- a CDS encoding alpha/beta hydrolase — protein sequence MLSTNNSDIWREFSFRTMDDLTICGVDYGDRLSENVPLVCLPGLTRSTRDFEAIAALLSLDEKAPRRVLALDYRGRGRSDYDRNWTNYNILTEAQDVLNAIVAAGLKDVAILGTSRGGIIAMLLSTMRPGIISGVILHDIGPQIDVTGLLKIKNYVSHMPLPRSWDDAADILRSIHKSSFPNYTANDWNRAARLTFKNQDGLPKIDFDPALAKTLSTISADDPPPNLWPQFMALRSKPMLVIRGGNSDLLSQEALETMDRAHPTMRSITVPDEGHVPNLMNDAVVYEIKTLLANLDQNQH from the coding sequence GTGCTTTCGACTAATAACAGCGATATTTGGCGTGAATTTTCATTCCGTACAATGGATGATCTAACCATTTGTGGGGTCGATTATGGTGATCGTTTATCTGAGAATGTTCCACTTGTCTGCTTACCAGGCCTCACCCGCTCAACGCGTGATTTTGAAGCAATCGCAGCATTACTCAGCCTAGACGAAAAAGCGCCCCGTCGCGTTTTAGCGCTGGACTACCGCGGACGTGGCCGCTCTGATTATGACCGCAACTGGACAAACTATAATATACTCACCGAAGCTCAAGATGTGTTGAATGCAATTGTCGCCGCTGGCCTCAAAGATGTCGCCATATTGGGCACCTCGCGTGGCGGTATCATCGCCATGCTTCTCAGCACGATGCGACCAGGTATAATTTCCGGCGTTATTCTGCATGACATAGGCCCGCAGATTGATGTTACCGGTCTTTTAAAAATTAAAAATTATGTCTCGCATATGCCACTCCCTCGCAGTTGGGATGATGCTGCTGACATTTTGCGCTCTATCCATAAAAGCAGTTTCCCAAATTATACAGCCAACGACTGGAACCGAGCGGCGCGTTTAACATTCAAAAATCAAGACGGTTTGCCTAAAATTGATTTTGACCCTGCCCTTGCCAAAACGCTTTCAACCATATCGGCGGATGACCCCCCACCAAATTTATGGCCGCAATTCATGGCACTACGCTCTAAGCCTATGCTCGTTATCAGAGGTGGAAATTCCGATTTATTGTCGCAAGAAGCACTTGAAACAATGGACCGAGCTCACCCGACAATGCGCAGCATCACAGTTCCTGATGAGGGGCATGTACCCAATTTGATGAATGATGCCGTGGTCTATGAGATTAAAACTCTGCTCGCTAATTTAGATCAAAACCAGCATTAA